The segment TTCCCAAACAGGGGGCATATCTGCAAAATCCCCGGGAATATGGGGTTTCGTGCATCCGACTGGTTTCGTGGTACCTGCTTTTGACGCAGCAATAATGAGATACCACAGCGGCACACGCGAAGGCCAGATAACTGTACTAAACATGCGTGGTTTTGCAACCACAAGGTACATTGGCTTTGGCATTTTTTTAGTGACTTCTGGCATCTAAGATTTGGTGAGAAGTACTGGTGGGAGATGGAGGAATGGGGGCATGatcctgtcatgctttgtttGGGAAACAGTAACCAGCTGCAAATAGCAGCAATCACTCAAAGTGATGCTTCTTGATATATATATTGACTATGTGTATCCTCAGAGCTTTCATTGCTACAGTCACCATAACATAGGAGCAAATGTGAAAGTATatccatccattttttttttcctaagcacaatgagaaacagaaaaacaaagtgtTTAGCACCTGACCCTGCTTACAGCCTAATGAACGagcaataaagaaataaaaaaaaaaagaagaaaaaaaaggcctCCTGCCATCACCTCCTGCCAGCTCTTGGGTGAGGAAGCTACGCTTTCCAATGTGTATTTTACAAAGCAATTAATGGGGAGAGAAGCTTTCAGAGTTGCTTAGAGATGCAAAGGCAGTGCAGCTCCACAGGCTCAGAAAGCAACAAAAAGATGAGGAATGTGGCGGGGAGGGGgcttttttatgtgttttgtagtgtgtgtggttttttattgtttttgttttctaaggGCAGCCTTTCTGTCTCCAGGAGCCGGTGGCGAAGCCGCCCTGCTGGGCAGGGCTTGGCTGCTTCCCCCTCATTTCGCCCAAAAATCTTTTGGACGGAGGGGGCTGCCTTCTCTCCGGGGCGGGTGTCGGGAGCTCTCAGGGCGTGGCGGGCTGGGGCACCTGAGGAGCCCCCGAGGGCATGGGGCAGCCAGGGTGTGTGGGGTGGCAGGAGACCCTGCGGGTAAGCCCCGGCGGTAGGGCAGGGGGAGGCCGCAGCCCCCGCCCCGGCTCCAGGCGGCCCTGCGGCGGGCGTTGCCATGGTGCGCGGGCCGGCAGCAACGGCGAGGCGGAGGCGGTGAGgccggggaggcggcgggagggcaggggagctgcGGCTGCACCCGGCCCGGCCTTGAGCCGCGGGGCTgaaggggtggcgggggcggggggCTGCCGGGGTGGTGCAGGGGCCGGGGTGCGGTGCTGGGGCCAGGGACACCCGCTGCCCCGCAACCGCGGTGCAAGGTCTGTGCCTCCTTCCTGCTGTCCGCTCCTCACAGGGTCAGCCTGACCGGagggaggggaaaacaaacagccCCCCGCCTCCCTGAGatgtaaataaataatataaacaGCCCTCTGTCCTTGGAGGTTGCTGGCTCtgctgaaaaacatcccctcctTCCAAGGCCCCTGCGCAGCCGGCCGGGCCGGGTGCAGCCCGCGGGCTCGGGCCATCGGCAGGTGCCCATGTAGGAAACAATTGCCTTGGCAGTTTAATAgtcccgggcaggatctctcagcaaagcatattttattaacgattttgcaagaccgggtgtgcTGCCTAAAGGCAGGCACATGGAATAGGGtgaaaagcccctgcttatatccacTCCGCCCCCCAAATCCCAGCCGCAAATTCCCTCCGCTGTTCCCCATTTGTTGGGTAcatcagggtttacagactacccaacgcctgcctcagtttacatatttcatttatctaattctaacaatccccttccccttatcaatctatttaaaatatggattcctggctctttggccatCCTTCCCCCTAGATtaacttttttaaaatacagtaatcagtttgcattctggaattagtttgaagagactttgttttacattaaggattcatagtctgatgtctctcagtccttccccctcgctggggtcaggtgccagatcagttgtaaaaacaacactccttcaatggctccttagaTCCCCCAGGCTCGAGCTGCCCAGGAACATGCAGCCACTTATTTCCCAAGCCCAGCCCGAGCTCACATTCGGTGCTCACTCTTTACTGTTGCAGAAATGGGAATTGTGCTTTTGGCTGCCTGAGCCATGCTCTTGTACTAAATCACCGTGGCCAGAATGCAAGTGTTGCTGTATATCTGGGTCCCACCCCTGAATTCACCCTGGTGTGTGCATTTCTGTAGTGACAGGAGGAGGCAGAATGGAGGTCCTGGAGGAGCACGAAGAAGAGCAGGAAGAAGAGGAGCAAAAAGACAAAGAGCTGAAGCCTTTGGAGATCAGTGATAAACTCGAGGACTTGAAGACAAAGGAGTCTGTGGAGCAAGTCTGTGTCCCAAGCGATGTACCGTAAGTCGTGTGTCTGTCAGTTACTGGCATGAGCAGAGACGATCCCTTTGGGGTCCACAGGGAGATTGCACGTGTGTGGATGGCACATATGGTCCTCTTGCATGGGGAGCAGAGTGAATGAGTTTCATGTGCCTTGTGTATTTGTCTGAGAGTGGGCACGTGTCAGTAAGATTTGCTTCATATGCATTCATTCAGTGCTGTGTCACGACACTATATAAAGATCCCCTGAGCCTCTGGGAATATGGCAGGTTGCCATCACTCCAGAGAAGCTTGGTTATGCCAGAATCATGTCATTGGATATAATCCCCATTTTTTCCCTGGGAAACAGGGAGTCCTTGCCATGTTTTGATAGCAGATCATCTTTCCCAAATTGCACCCAGCTTATtacctgtgtttttcctcctgccCTGGAAGTGATTTCGACTGGAGCTCCATTGATACGTCTCAGTTACCGTCCTCGTACAAGACAAATTCCCAaaatgaagagaagctgctgcacATAGCTGCCCATTTCCTCCAGCAGTATACTCACATCTGCCCTGACCGCAAGCCGCTCTTCCTACACCCGATCAACGAGTGTGGCGTGGAGGTACgagctggtgtggggctgggccACAGCGTGGGGGCCACGCGGCTTCTGTAGTGACGAATGCTGGGGAAGGACAGCAGCCCTTCCTGCCCTCCCTCCTGGCCAAAGGGAATGGGAACCCACTTGCTGTGCCCACAGCACCCTGAGCAAGTGCACAGCACCCCAGGAACAACACGGCTGTCCAAACCCACAAGTGCATTGTACTGTGCACATGGTGGTGGTGCCATGTCAGCTGCAGGCAGCTTGCAGCCCTGCAGAGTGACCCTTAGGAAACAGGAACGACCATAAAGGGACATAAAAGAATCATAAAGGGACATAAAAGAAACACATGGAATAGATAAGGATCAGGCTTAGCCACAGGTATGGAGTTTAGAAACAGAGTTAGGTCTTATTCTGAACTTCTCAGAAGTTATAGGGAAGGAAGTAAAAGTGGAAGTTTGTGGTCTGGTTTTAAGACTAAGCCCAAGCTGCGCAACTGTTCTCTAGTTCTGGACTTGATGCTCTCCAAAGCATCTGGAATTGCTACTTTGGACCAGCTTTCCCCAGTATTTATTATGTCCTTAACATGCAAGGCAAAAAATGCTGGCAGATGTAAAAGCTAGAAAAGGCAGTAGCTGTTTGTCTTGCTTGAAAATGAAGAGAAGAACTGGATCAAATCTGTAATGTGTGTGAGATGAGCTTGAAGTTTTAGCCACAGACAAGCAGAGGGCCTCTCAACTCCATGCAGCTTCCATCTCAGAACAGGCAAGGAGGGTTACTGGTGCTGTTCGTATGCTCTGGGGAGGTCCTGAACGTGAGCTGCAGCATCCAGGGTTGGTCAGAGGGGATGGCTTTGGACAGGAGACTCTGCCAAGGCCTCTGTTGGCTAACCAAAGTCGTCTTGTTGCCCTGCAGAAGTTTGTGAGCACAACAGTGAGGCCAACCCTGCTGCCTTATACAGAGCTGTACCACTGGGATGGCTGTGCCAGCTTTGTCGCTGATTACCTCATTATGGAGCCCCTCAAGTCCCCTATCACACCGGTAAGAAAGGGGTTGCAGTCCCGTCAGAACCAGCCCCGTAACAGAAGTGACAGAAGGGCCTCTTGGGAGGATACAACGTGGAAGCCCCAGTGACTGGGATTACAAAGGTCTTTGACCCCTCCATCATCCCCTCATTACTTAGGCAACCCTCAAATTTTCCCAGGCCCTTTACACTCTGTTTGGACCTGTAATCCCAGTTCATGTACAATGCTGTGCCTGTCAAACAATTGAGCACCATTTCAACAAGAGTGGGCCTGGCCCTGCTCTCAGTCACCCCAAGTGATCAGCTGGTCTGCTGCAGGTTGCAATGGCAGACAAGCTTCCCCTCCAAAGGCCATGATGCCTTGGAACAAaggagtatatatatataaagctcaGGGGATGATGTCTGACCTCAGTGACTAGTTCTTAGAGGCTCTAAACACTTCTGTCCCAATTTTGGGGATATTTTGCGGTGGCTAAAGAAAGATTTCTGGACTGTCAAGAAGGGATGATGCCAGAGTTGGAGCAAGTTCTTGGTTGGCGTGAATCAGCTAAAGCAAAGGGAGCACAGTCTTTGCTAACAAGGActgctgatgctctgcagagtgCCCCAAACAACCTACATGAGCTCCATGCTAGCTAAGGCTCTCAAGAGGAACTTTGACACTTTGCAGCTACAGAGAATGTATCTCCATTTAGCATACAGAAACTGCCTTGACCGCCGAAGGTGATGTCTGAGATCTGGGAGTAGATTGTCTACGTAGAACCTCTCTATATGCAGTATGTGTGTATTGATCCCTTTCCTTGGTCACTGGTGAGGGCCAGAAGGGAGTATGATCCTTCCTTTCAACTATAATTTAGCTGGTGGGACTTTTGCTTTGAAAGGCTGCAGACAGACCAGCTAGAGGTGAGGTAAGTTCCACTCCAGTGTCGTGCTTAGCATTAGATTTTCAGTAGTTTGATAAGATTTTTCTGCCCATCTCTCCCTATCGTTAAATTTTTTACCAGATTTGGGGGCAGAATTTCCACAGATCACTTTGGAGGGGACTTTTGGTGCCTGTGGCTCACACAGGCATTTTATGTAACAGATTCCCTATGGCTGTAGAGCCCAGGGATATGGGCAATGCCCTTTcgctctcctgctctctgcctGGTGTATGTTTTAGCTGCACAAGACAAGCTCTGAGCCCACGAATCTCTCTCTTTCAAGCCCAGTTCGCTCTATTCCCCAACCACCATCCTGAAATATCAGCGAGGGAACTGCTTTGACTTCAGCGTGCTGCTGTGCTCCATGCTGATCGGGGCTGGATATGATGCCTATTGTGTGCACGGGTATGCCACCCGTGAGATATGCACCCTGGACGAGACTCTGGAGGAGTGTCCGCTCCTCAGGAAGCCTCAGGAGGTGAGACGTGCAGTGAGCTCTGTCTGTTCATTTCCAGTGAGCTCCACAGCTGAGCTAGGGGAAAAAACTTCAGGCTTACTCTGGGTTTCAGTCTGTATCAAGCAGGGACCTCACCAAAGGGATCTTTTGAGTGGTCTCTTCCATGGTTCCTTACGAGGTCTCTGGCTTCAGTGAATTCCTGCTCCCCAGGCCTAATACTGCAAACTGCCAAGGGATGGGAACTGGGAGGTACCTGTCAGCCATACgttttctcccttctcttaaTCCCTGCTGGGTTTCACAGCAATACCCCACTTTTGTGGATGCAGGTACCAAAAGAGGAGATTAAGAAGTCCAACAAATATAGAATTAAGTCCCCACCAGACTTGCAGAGCAAGTTCGAACTTCAGCAAAAGGCCAAGAAGGCAAAGAAGGCAGAAACTGAAGCTGCTCAAAAGgacaaggaaagaggagaggaggtgGTCATGGTGAGTAAGCAAGGTCCAGCTCACTCTAAACTTCAGGAGCAAATGCTGAGACACAGGTAATAGGTGACCAAAGAAGGGAGGTCACCACACATCACATCAGGGTGATCATGGCCATGTGCACTTGGCCTCTGGGAGCACAGAGGGTGCTGGCACAGGAATAGGTACTGGGTATGTACTGCTTCACTCTTCTGGAGAGTGTTGAGGGCCTGGAAACCTTTAGAAGTGGATAGAGGAGGGAATATGATTGCTTTTGGGTTGGACTAAAGTGGCAATAAAATGGCAATAATTGCAGCTCTGTCCTCTGCACTACAGGAAGTGGAAAAGCCCAAGCGGGACCCTTTGAATGGCTTACGGGTGCATGCCTGGGTTTTGGTTCTGTCTGGGaagagagaggtgcctgagaccTTCTTCATCAACCCCTTCACGGGACACAGCCATGGCACCACGGATGAGCAATTCCTTGGGATTGAGAGCGTCTGGAACCACAGGAACTACTGGGTGAACATGCAGGACTGCTGGAACGGCTGCAAGGTAATGAGCCCTTAAGCACCCTGTGCCTGGGAGGGACAGTTGGGCTTACAGGAGTCCTGGGGAAGTCCAGGATCAGTGGTGATCCCAGTTCTCACTTACCATTCTCTGTGTTGTCTCTGGTCATGTTGCTCTGGTTACATAGACTCCTGAACTACTCCAGGACATCCCAGATCCTGAGCTAGGAAATATGTATCACACTTGTTAAGCATGACAGTGTTAGAATATCAGCTTTTAAGGCTGGCTGGACACCCATTCTCTCAAGCAACAGGTTTTAAGGCAGAGGATATTTTGAACCTGTCAAGCATGGCTCAAGGCAGGAAAGATCTTGATTAGGCCCTTCCCACACTTCAGCTAGTCCCCAGCTGATGTAAAGTTTGGGAGGGGAGGATCTGAGTCAGAGTGTTAGGCCTGTGTGGATGACCCTGACGCCGTGCGTGCCCTGAGGAAGGAGGCAGAAGCATTTCCAGCAACTTCCTATTATCTGTGGCAGAGGCACCGTGAGGAAAAGGGTCTATAGCCGCCTAGGCACAGGGGCAGTCTTTAGGGTCTCACCAGTCAGCCTCACTGAGATCCAGAGTCTGTCTAGAGTCCTTTAATTCTCTGACACCCAGCTGGGTCCACGGCActgcagaggtgcaggagcagcgtTCAGTTTAGTGTCAGGCCCTTGAGAGTGCTCCGTAGTTAATTGGGTTTCTTCTGTTTGGCTTAGGATCTCGTCTTCGACTTGAGTGACAATATCCGCTGGGAGGTTATGCTTTCGGGGAGCAACAAGCCTCATCAGCTGCTCCCAGATGCAGAGCAGAAAAATGAGTTGCCTGACAATGACATGGATGACATGGTGAGTGACCCAAATGATGGCTGTCCCGCGGTGGGGATGCTGAATCCAACTGGTGTGTTTGTAGGCCTGCTCATGtctgcctgcctgctgccctcTCCAGGTCAGATCAGTATTGCTCTTGCTAAGTCGTGGTTTGCACTTTAGATTCCTTCTCAATCTTGAATAGTTCTGATGCTTTTTGAAGCAAGACCCCAGGTGGTACTTCTGGTGTCCTAAGTGGCGAGGGATGTCCGTGggcctccagtgcattgacccttgggatgaaataattaaaaaaaatacaacccaaaCTGAACTTTTTCTGGATACTCTTTCTCTGCTGGTCAGCGCCCTGTTCTCCTGACTGCCAAATGGAGTTACCAGCCAAATGTAAAAATAATGTGTGTACTCTTATATAGCAAAAAATGTTGTGTACTGGAAGCAAAAATGGTATGTTGTCCTGGTGGGAGAACACTGTGATAAAGCAGGCATTGCACCAGCACAGCAGGATGGGGTAACACCAGTAACAGGGCATTCCCTCCtgttacctgctctcctcagccTGTGCCCATAACAGGGGAGCAAAGCACTTTCCAAGGTCTACAGAAAATAAGCTGGTCATTAGTTTGAATGATGATTGTCACCTTCATCCCCTGTCCAGCGTGACTGTCAGCCAAAAGAAGAGAATTTCGTTAGTCTCGAGAAGGGATGTGCTAGTGAGAGTGTGGGGATGTAGTAAAGTTCTCATTCTATGTAAGCTGTAGTGTGCTGCTTACCTCTGTCCTCGGGCTGTGTGTGACCGACACAGCTCTCATAACTCTGCCACCGTGTTCCCCAGGACCCGTGCAGCTTTGCACAAAGCTGAACTCTGATTGCTGCACTGCATCCTCTAGAACCAAAGTGCCTCCTGGGAGAAGCTTTCAAAAATGCAAATCTCTGCTTCTGTTTCAGCAAGAACCAGAAGATAAAAACAGGAGTTTTGACATGCCACCATCATGGGTAGACCCAATTCAGATATCTCCCAGAGGTATTTGttcttcctttgccttttgcttgCCCCTCAACTAAACTTTTACTGGATTTTAAATGTTGGTTTATCTCACTCAAGAGTTCtcccttcaggatggacaaggtaCAGCAGTGAAGTGCAGTAGGTGAAGGTCTGAATGCTGCCCCTCAGGACATGGTCCCGTCCTGGGTGGGAACCCctctgcagacacacacacacccctgcccTGTGTTTTCCTGCTAGCTGAATGATTTTGCCCAGGATGGATTTGCTGTTACTGCTATGCACAATGGAGTGCCCCCGCATTATCAAATATCTGCTTTGGGAAATAAAAGAGTTATTATACTATTATAACATTAAAGTGCAACAAACAGGGTTTGAGCAGCTTTACTGGGAGCTGAATGCAATCAAAAAATGTCTGGTTTTCCTTATACCTTATGCCCTTATACCATGGTTTTCTCACTctagaattcttttttttctggggCTGAATACAAGGGAGTCAATTTTTCTGACACCTCTCTTACCCACTGCAGAGTTTGAGACCCGCTGTTGCCAGGGGACGAAGGTGACTCTGTACAAGAAAGcaaagctggagaaatgggcaccATACCTTAATGAAAATGGGCTGGTAAAACGCCTCACCATCTATGCAGATGCAGAGTGTAAGAGGGATGAGTGAACACACTCGATTCACTGAGCAAATGCAGCCTGGGATGTGCTGATGGGAAGGGGGAGGTGGTTCCCTTTCTGCCAGagtctctgtaatgctttctcatcCTCCTTTCACATTTGTGGGGGACTTGTCTACCACATCTTCAAATGCTTCACCGCACTCACTGTCTTGACAAGACCCAGAACTTTCCAGCACTGCTAGGGTTTCCTGTCAGAGTTTGAATCTGTTTAATACCCCAAGGATGTGGCTGTTCCGTGTCATAGGTCACCTGCTTGGATTTTCAGTCTTCAAAGAAATGGAAGGCTGGTTTAAATTGATCTAATAGCATTGCTATTCCTACTGGTGTCGACAGGAGCCATAGAAAGGGGCAGCTAAGAACTGTGGAGATTTCTGTACTCTGAAGCGTTATTCTTTAACAGCTAGTCCAAGAAACTGTGCAGATTCCTAACTGGACATACAGTGTCCTGTCCTCAGCCCTCCTGGGTAGTGCAATGCCCCCACCtcatttcccttcccttcactctCGACACTATCATTAAGTATTTGGCATGGAATTTCTCTCGCCTAAACATAACCATCTGCTGTGCCACCTCCTCTCCCTGAG is part of the Patagioenas fasciata isolate bPatFas1 chromosome 13, bPatFas1.hap1, whole genome shotgun sequence genome and harbors:
- the DRC7 gene encoding dynein regulatory complex subunit 7 isoform X1, translated to MEVLEEHEEEQEEEEQKDKELKPLEISDKLEDLKTKESVEQVCVPSDVPDFDWSSIDTSQLPSSYKTNSQNEEKLLHIAAHFLQQYTHICPDRKPLFLHPINECGVEKFVSTTVRPTLLPYTELYHWDGCASFVADYLIMEPLKSPITPPSSLYSPTTILKYQRGNCFDFSVLLCSMLIGAGYDAYCVHGYATREICTLDETLEECPLLRKPQEVPKEEIKKSNKYRIKSPPDLQSKFELQQKAKKAKKAETEAAQKDKERGEEVVMEVEKPKRDPLNGLRVHAWVLVLSGKREVPETFFINPFTGHSHGTTDEQFLGIESVWNHRNYWVNMQDCWNGCKDLVFDLSDNIRWEVMLSGSNKPHQLLPDAEQKNELPDNDMDDMQEPEDKNRSFDMPPSWVDPIQISPREFETRCCQGTKVTLYKKAKLEKWAPYLNENGLVKRLTIYADAECSEVVEVKEWFTNREDMLDLREVNKQTQLTTDYFSPGHRFHLKAHTYVWLEPETENTMEFYNEARVDGLQKRVCSAMEMTEYFVGRDDFLHVRYTEFGKRGKKVLLAGMRADANARPIVQIKECFHRNPEKPADEDVAERIFLITEEMIHLTYHLKDNYLTASQKDFFKIPEGEIRGREDVMTPDMCITYQAGFSKEEKLVHLYKMLQELIEVEKQLKEEVRRSEAEVLNILKTRENEENSIKLLVSIYDTERNEKRRQEYEAMKKSREDDLLGQEGQDLDYLAPFLLQTGNTEKMTKAQALRLRNDCLADLKQRLVNKANIIQARFDKAVEELQKKDEWFQENQDKLSEEEEEEFLTRYSETTFLIHILSLRLRREKETAPQKYLALEEKLRKDPRFAQHLSHA
- the DRC7 gene encoding dynein regulatory complex subunit 7 isoform X3, giving the protein MEVLEEHEEEQEEEEQKDKELKPLEISDKLEDLKTKESVEQVCVPSDVPDFDWSSIDTSQLPSSYKTNSQNEEKLLHIAAHFLQQYTHICPDRKPLFLHPINECGVEKFVSTTVRPTLLPYTELYHWDGCASFVADYLIMEPLKSPITPPSSLYSPTTILKYQRGNCFDFSVLLCSMLIGAGYDAYCVHGYATREICTLDETLEECPLLRKPQEVPKEEIKKSNKYRIKSPPDLQSKFELQQKAKKAKKAETEAAQKDKERGEEVVMEVEKPKRDPLNGLRVHAWVLVLSGKREVPETFFINPFTGHSHGTTDEQFLGIESVWNHRNYWVNMQDCWNGCKDLVFDLSDNIRWEVMLSGSNKPHQLLPDAEQKNELPDNDMDDMQEPEDKNRSFDMPPSWVDPIQISPRGSEVVEVKEWFTNREDMLDLREVNKQTQLTTDYFSPGHRFHLKAHTYVWLEPETENTMEFYNEARVDGLQKRVCSAMEMTEYFVGRDDFLHVRYTEFGKRGKKVLLAGMRADANARPIVQIKECFHRNPEKPADEDVAERIFLITEEMIHLTYHLKDNYLTASQKDFFKIPEGEIRGREDVMTPDMCITYQAGFSKEEKLVHLYKMLQELIEVEKQLKEEVRRSEAEVLNILKTRENEENSIKLLVSIYDTERNEKRRQEYEAMKKSREDDLLGQEGQDLDYLAPFLLQTGNTEKMTKAQALRLRNDCLADLKQRLVNKANIIQARFDKAVEELQKKDEWFQENQDKLSEEEEEEFLTRYSETTFLIHILSLRLRREKETAPQKYLALEEKLRKDPRFAQHLSHA
- the DRC7 gene encoding dynein regulatory complex subunit 7 isoform X2; amino-acid sequence: MEVLEEHEEEQEEEEQKDKELKPLEISDKLEDLKTKESVEQVCVPSDVPDFDWSSIDTSQLPSSYKTNSQNEEKLLHIAAHFLQQYTHICPDRKPLFLHPINECGVEPSSLYSPTTILKYQRGNCFDFSVLLCSMLIGAGYDAYCVHGYATREICTLDETLEECPLLRKPQEVPKEEIKKSNKYRIKSPPDLQSKFELQQKAKKAKKAETEAAQKDKERGEEVVMEVEKPKRDPLNGLRVHAWVLVLSGKREVPETFFINPFTGHSHGTTDEQFLGIESVWNHRNYWVNMQDCWNGCKDLVFDLSDNIRWEVMLSGSNKPHQLLPDAEQKNELPDNDMDDMQEPEDKNRSFDMPPSWVDPIQISPREFETRCCQGTKVTLYKKAKLEKWAPYLNENGLVKRLTIYADAECSEVVEVKEWFTNREDMLDLREVNKQTQLTTDYFSPGHRFHLKAHTYVWLEPETENTMEFYNEARVDGLQKRVCSAMEMTEYFVGRDDFLHVRYTEFGKRGKKVLLAGMRADANARPIVQIKECFHRNPEKPADEDVAERIFLITEEMIHLTYHLKDNYLTASQKDFFKIPEGEIRGREDVMTPDMCITYQAGFSKEEKLVHLYKMLQELIEVEKQLKEEVRRSEAEVLNILKTRENEENSIKLLVSIYDTERNEKRRQEYEAMKKSREDDLLGQEGQDLDYLAPFLLQTGNTEKMTKAQALRLRNDCLADLKQRLVNKANIIQARFDKAVEELQKKDEWFQENQDKLSEEEEEEFLTRYSETTFLIHILSLRLRREKETAPQKYLALEEKLRKDPRFAQHLSHA